From the Glutamicibacter halophytocola genome, the window ACTGGACCAATGCTGCCCAATGACGAGTCCAAAGCCTTGCCACCAGCCCATGAGGCAACCACTGTGCCAGCGTTGAAGCCGGCGACAGTTAGTGAAGATGCCAGTGTTGGAGCATTCTTGCCATAGGCAATGGCCAAGGACGCAAGAATCGGGTTGGCGCCGAGCCCGAAGAACCCCAGCAGCGCAATCAAGATGATCATCGGCAACTGCAGATCCGAGAGCAGGCACATGGCCAGCAGGATCACCGTTGAAGCAGCGGGGGCAATCAAGGTGAGCAGATGCGGGTGCGCATCTCCTAGCCTGCCACCGACCAGGGAACCAATCAGGGAACCGACGCCAAATCCGATCAGCACCAGCGGAATGGCTGGCGCGCTGAATCCTGTGCCGTCAATGAGCAATGGAGAAATATAGGAATAGGCAGCTAATACACCGCCGGTTGTGGTGGCGCAGGCGGCCAAGACGAGCCACAATCGCGCAGAACGAAGCGCGGAAATTTCTTTGCGTATTGATACGGCGGAATGCGGTGCCAAATTGCCAGGCACATGCCGGGCAATGAGGAATGCCGAGATGACCGCGAGTCCCGCCAGGCCCCAGAACGATCCGCGCCATCCAAAGTATTGGGAGGCAAAGGCGCCCAAGGGCACCCCCAGAACCGTGGCGAGCATGCCGCCAGCATTGATGATTCCCAAGGCTCGCGAAGCCATTCCAGGGCCTGCGCTTTTGGCAGCCACGACTCCTGCAATGGCCCAGAACGCTCCCGTGGCAAGAGCCGTGGCGAAACGTGCCGCGAGCAACA encodes:
- a CDS encoding MFS transporter; protein product: MNVDERRPSVPTGTSTRGATGRPIPLVVYILAVGTFTMLTTEFIVAGILTQLAADLEASVSQAGLLITVFAAGMVIGAPLMALLTLRLPQRLTLILALAVFAAGHVVVALGTSLQLLLAARFATALATGAFWAIAGVVAAKSAGPGMASRALGIINAGGMLATVLGVPLGAFASQYFGWRGSFWGLAGLAVISAFLIARHVPGNLAPHSAVSIRKEISALRSARLWLVLAACATTTGGVLAAYSYISPLLIDGTGFSAPAIPLVLIGFGVGSLIGSLVGGRLGDAHPHLLTLIAPAASTVILLAMCLLSDLQLPMIILIALLGFFGLGANPILASLAIAYGKNAPTLASSLTVAGFNAGTVVASWAGGKALDSSLGSIGPVLLGASVAILTLIPVIALSVIAKRGARQDLLPASSS